GGGCGTTTCTCGCAGAGTTGGATGGGTCATGCCGAACCCCAATCGCGGGGCTCGCGGCGGTCGAGGGCGACACAATCCGGTTTCGCGGGTTGATTCTCTCTCCGGACGGCGCAGAGTGGCACGAGGTTGAAATGACCGGACCCGTCGCCGAGGCAGAAGCAATCGGCCACCGGGCCGGCGAGGACGTGCGCGGCCGGGCGGGCCCCGCGTTCCTCGACAAGATGACGTGATGTGACCGAATGCGCTTGCTCGTGACGAGGCCGGAACCGGATGCGACAAGGGAAGCGGAAACGCTGACCGCGTTAGGGCACGAGCCTGTGCGGGCGCCGCTGCTTCAGATCGAGTTCCTTCCAGACGTCCCGCTGAACTTGAATGGCGCGCAAGCGATCGTCATCACGAGCCGGAATGCACTCCGCGCGCTCGGAACTCATCCCGAGCGCGAGAAGGCAGTCCAGCTGCCGCTTTTCGCCGTCGGCGAGGCGACGGCGTGGGCTGCCCGACAGTTGGGCTTCACTGAGGTGACCATTGGCCCGGGAACCGGCGCGGGGCTGCCGCCGATCATCTGTACGGAGGTCCATCCCGACCACGGTCCGCTGATTCATATCGGCGCGGAGAAGGTCGCGTTCGATCTGAAGGGCACGCTGGAGGAAGACGGCTTCGAGTTGCGCCGGGTTGTTCTCTACCGGTCGCACCCGGTTGAAGAGCTGAGCGAAGAGATCGTCCAGCAGCTCAAGAACGGCGACATCGACGGTGTGCTTTTGATGTCGCCACGCACCGCGCGCGCCTTCGCCAGACTGATCCAACGCTACGGTCTCGTCACAGAAGCAAAGGGACTCGTTTGCTATTGCTTGTCCAAGGCGATAGCAGAAGCCGTCGTAACGTTGGGCGTCGAAGCCCGCGTTCCCCAATATGCGCGTGAGGAGGATCTCATCGCGCTCGTGGAGTCCGGTGCGTGAGTGTTCTTTCGGCGCGAAGCATGGGCCGTTTCGATAGTCGGCCGAACGAGTTTGGCCACAGTGGCGACAGCGCAGAGGTCATGATGCGATGAGCGGTACCTTCGACGAGAGGGGCACGGGATCGGATTCGTCGGACAAGCGGCCGCGGCCGACCATCGAGGGCACGGCGACGGAAGTATCCGTCGAGCCGAGCGCCGAAGAGACAATGGCCGGCGCGCTCGAGGCAGGGTCCGCGAGCACTGACGAAGCGCCGGCGCACGAAGAGGACGTTCACGAGTCCGACTCCGGCAGCGCCGAAGGCGGTGAGCCGGGCGACGCAGATGGAGAGTCCGGCGACGTGCCGCCGGCGCCGGCAGCCGCATCCGGCGGCCGCTCGTTCGGCAGCAGATTTCTCGCCTGGATCGGCGCGCTTTTCACCCATGCCTTGGCGGGGCTCGCCGGTGGCCTTGCGGTCTTGGCGGCTCTGATCTGGGGCTACTTGCCGGTAGGCACGCCGCAACAAGACGCAAGCATCGACACCATCGAGACCAGGATCGCCGCGCTCGAGTCGGCGCCGAAGAGCCCGGACAACGCGGCCGCTCTCGAGGCCTTGCAGTCGCGGCTCGCGACGCTCGAATCCGCATCCGGTGAGGCGGCGGCGCCGGCCGTCGACCCGGCCGAGGTCAAGACACTCGCGGCGCAAGTGGCCGAGATGCAGCAAAGCCTCAAGTCGATGGCCGAGGCCGCAAAGGACGGCGGCTCGGTCAGCGACGCCGCTGCGATCAGCCGTCAGGTCGCGGAGGCCGAACAGCGCCTCGACAGCCAGATTAAGAGCAAGGTTGAGACCGAGGTCCGGTCGGCTTTGGCCGGGGTCCAAGCCTCGGGCGCAGACGACAAAACAGTGGCGGCGCTGAAGTCGGAAGTTTCCGCTCTTGACGCCAAGCTCAAGGCGCTGACGGCGGCCACGATGTCCGCGGATGAGGGCTCGAAGTTGAAGCCCGAGATATCGGCCCTGCAGCGGCGCTTGAACGAGATCGAGACGACGCTTCCGGCTTTGGAGCAAGCGCTCGATGCGGAGAACGCCCAAACCAGGAAGGCCAATCTCACGATCGCCTATTCGGGCCTGCGCGACGCGGTCAACTCGGGGCGCCCATATGCGCCGGAACTCGCCGCCATGACCGCACTGTCGGCCGATACGAACGACCTCGAGGACTTGGCCGAATACGAGCACACGGGCATTCCCACCGTGCCGATGCTGGCCAGCTCGTTCGCCAAGCTGCGCGAGCAGGCGCTGGCAGCGCAGCCTGAAGCCGAGCAGGATCTCTTCGGACGGCTTCTCGGAGGCGCGCAGTCGCTCGTCAAGGTCAAGCGCATCGGCGAAGAGGCGGACGGCACGGGTCCAGACGCGATCCTGGCTCGGGCCGATGCGAAACTCCAAGCCGGAGATCTCCAGGAAGCGGTGATGGAAGTCGAGAAGCTGAAAGGGCCGCAGGCAAAGACCTTCGGACCGTGGATCGACGATGCGCTAGCGCGCCTCGACGCGAACACGGCCTTGCAGCGCCTGCAGGAGGCGCTACTTGTGTCCTTGGCAAGCGGCGACGGCGCCCCTGAAATTGTGGTCCCCCCGGCGGCAGGCGAGACAGAATAGCCGATGACACGCATCCTCTTTTTCACGCTCTTCGTCATCGCGGCGGCGCTGGGACTTGCCTGGCTTGCCGACCGGCCGGGCACGATCTCGGTCGCCTGGTTGGGGTATCAGATCGAGACCAGCGCCTTTATCGGCGTCGTGTTCCTGTCGGTCTTCGTCGTGGCCGTGATCCTGGTCTTGGCCATCCTGCGTTACATCTGGACCCGGCCGTCGGCCATCGCGGCGCATATGCGCGAGCGCAAGCAGAAGCAGGGCTTCGACGCGCTGTCGCGCGGGCTCGTCGCCATCGGGGTCGGCGACCGGGCTCAGGCGCAGCGCTATGCGGGCGTCGCCCAGCGCAACCTGCCGCAGGAACCGTTGACGGCCCTCTTGAAGGCG
This genomic window from Methyloceanibacter caenitepidi contains:
- a CDS encoding uroporphyrinogen-III synthase, with amino-acid sequence MRLLVTRPEPDATREAETLTALGHEPVRAPLLQIEFLPDVPLNLNGAQAIVITSRNALRALGTHPEREKAVQLPLFAVGEATAWAARQLGFTEVTIGPGTGAGLPPIICTEVHPDHGPLIHIGAEKVAFDLKGTLEEDGFELRRVVLYRSHPVEELSEEIVQQLKNGDIDGVLLMSPRTARAFARLIQRYGLVTEAKGLVCYCLSKAIAEAVVTLGVEARVPQYAREEDLIALVESGA
- a CDS encoding COG4223 family protein — protein: MSGTFDERGTGSDSSDKRPRPTIEGTATEVSVEPSAEETMAGALEAGSASTDEAPAHEEDVHESDSGSAEGGEPGDADGESGDVPPAPAAASGGRSFGSRFLAWIGALFTHALAGLAGGLAVLAALIWGYLPVGTPQQDASIDTIETRIAALESAPKSPDNAAALEALQSRLATLESASGEAAAPAVDPAEVKTLAAQVAEMQQSLKSMAEAAKDGGSVSDAAAISRQVAEAEQRLDSQIKSKVETEVRSALAGVQASGADDKTVAALKSEVSALDAKLKALTAATMSADEGSKLKPEISALQRRLNEIETTLPALEQALDAENAQTRKANLTIAYSGLRDAVNSGRPYAPELAAMTALSADTNDLEDLAEYEHTGIPTVPMLASSFAKLREQALAAQPEAEQDLFGRLLGGAQSLVKVKRIGEEADGTGPDAILARADAKLQAGDLQEAVMEVEKLKGPQAKTFGPWIDDALARLDANTALQRLQEALLVSLASGDGAPEIVVPPAAGETE